A single Brachybacterium sillae DNA region contains:
- a CDS encoding TetR/AcrR family transcriptional regulator gives MKSPEQMTGLPDPTYVAIVEAFRRFTRESGRKVSVGDLAKAAGTSRASVYARFPKGNEDVAGALQEMVLRGVEERMQAELAGVDLTALPPQALARRAIHVVLSAVAEQQPFMRESLEWRLPVRVHERATRQLATWLLPIFDLIGDEVPDVVERPVLATFLAAGAAELLIQWILSADTGGQVPFEEFERSVYQVMPTWLVGEEPQAA, from the coding sequence ATGAAGTCACCAGAGCAGATGACAGGGCTGCCCGACCCCACCTATGTCGCGATCGTCGAGGCCTTCCGCCGTTTCACCCGGGAGAGCGGGCGCAAGGTGTCCGTCGGGGATCTCGCCAAGGCCGCCGGCACCAGCCGCGCCTCCGTCTACGCCCGGTTCCCCAAGGGCAACGAGGACGTCGCGGGAGCACTGCAGGAGATGGTGCTGCGCGGTGTCGAGGAGCGTATGCAGGCGGAGCTCGCGGGCGTGGACCTCACCGCCCTGCCCCCGCAGGCCCTTGCGCGGCGGGCGATCCATGTGGTGCTCAGCGCCGTCGCGGAGCAGCAGCCGTTCATGCGGGAGTCCCTCGAGTGGCGGCTGCCGGTGCGCGTGCATGAGCGGGCCACCCGCCAGCTCGCCACCTGGCTGCTGCCGATCTTCGACCTCATCGGGGATGAGGTGCCCGACGTCGTCGAGCGGCCCGTGCTGGCGACGTTCCTCGCCGCCGGTGCCGCCGAACTGCTCATCCAGTGGATCCTCTCCGCCGACACCGGGGGGCAGGTGCCGTTCGAGGAGTTCGAGCGCTCCGTCTACCAGGTGATGCCGACGTGGCTGGTGGGGGAGGAACCCCAGGCCGCCTGA
- a CDS encoding dienelactone hydrolase family protein produces the protein MTSPVTPERVQIPTGSPQALPALLWRPDGPAPAGGRPGIVLLQEIFGLSAYIRQRAADLADLGAVVLAPQLYARLTPPIDATDEHDDPDQLLAEGMAAMQALPWEQATADALAALDHLRTLDGVDPQRVGLMGFCYGGGLAYQVTADAARAGRAPAVLVSFYGSALPQLTDLADHVTVPSLHVFGTADDFIPLPEVERIRDAVTASGSRPQVEFELFDGAGHAFDNPLPPFHHAEASRAAWTHTEEFLRRTLLRDDDQG, from the coding sequence ATGACCTCTCCCGTGACGCCCGAGCGCGTCCAGATCCCCACCGGTTCTCCGCAGGCACTGCCCGCCCTGCTGTGGCGACCCGACGGCCCCGCCCCCGCCGGCGGGCGCCCCGGCATCGTACTGCTGCAGGAGATCTTCGGCCTGTCGGCGTACATCCGGCAGCGGGCAGCGGACCTCGCAGACCTCGGCGCTGTAGTACTGGCCCCGCAGCTGTACGCCCGGTTGACCCCGCCGATCGACGCGACCGACGAGCATGACGACCCCGATCAGTTGCTGGCCGAGGGGATGGCGGCGATGCAGGCCCTTCCGTGGGAGCAGGCCACCGCGGACGCCCTGGCCGCTCTCGACCACCTGCGGACCCTCGACGGCGTCGACCCGCAACGGGTGGGCCTGATGGGGTTCTGTTACGGCGGCGGACTCGCCTACCAGGTGACCGCCGACGCCGCCCGGGCGGGCCGGGCGCCCGCGGTGCTGGTGTCGTTCTACGGCTCCGCCCTGCCGCAGCTGACCGATCTGGCCGACCACGTGACGGTGCCGAGCCTGCACGTGTTCGGCACCGCCGACGACTTCATCCCCCTGCCGGAGGTAGAGCGCATCCGGGATGCGGTCACGGCCTCCGGCAGTCGCCCGCAGGTGGAGTTCGAGCTGTTTGACGGTGCGGGGCATGCTTTCGACAACCCGCTGCCGCCGTTCCACCATGCCGAGGCGAGCCGTGCCGCCTGGACCCACACCGAGGAGTTCCTGCGGCGCACCCTGCTGCGTGACGACGACCAGGGCTGA